One Pseudomonas sp. C27(2019) DNA window includes the following coding sequences:
- a CDS encoding McrC family protein, giving the protein MNTLTVYEYDVLVESSGQRANGSTKLVPKSLFQWLQTEAVRLSESGENAWLRLSQRHGRPAVRLMNYVGVIRSPDGFQLEVLPKIGKTAPQPEQVRALLIEMLRCLAGFRFIQTDRAALATAKMPLLEVFISEFLSAMEHLVKRGVRSDYVQQQDNLQALRGKLLISQHLQANLVRKDRFYTEHEEFTPDRPVNRLLHLALLRVMSWSLNSNNQKRARELSFIFSNVPLPSSQQADLQRMRVDRGMEHYRQAVAWMRLILGDMSPLTGAGKHSAFSLLFPMEAVFEAYVGKHLSRQLREPYCLRTQARSFSLVKHRGKNWFRLKPDFLVDKNTRTEFVLDTKWKLLDSALDNGSNKYGLNQGDFYQLFAYGENYLKGQGDVVLIYPKTDTFQNALPVFEFSSSLDLRLWVLPFCLMTRRLVLPEHGPLSDYCVNSSFSAPLSNAHKR; this is encoded by the coding sequence ATGAACACCTTAACGGTTTATGAATATGACGTGCTAGTGGAGAGCTCTGGCCAGCGTGCCAATGGCTCCACAAAGCTTGTGCCTAAAAGCCTGTTTCAATGGCTGCAAACTGAGGCCGTTCGTCTCTCCGAAAGCGGTGAAAATGCGTGGCTTAGGTTAAGCCAGCGGCATGGACGGCCCGCAGTTAGGTTGATGAACTATGTGGGAGTGATCCGAAGCCCGGATGGTTTTCAGTTAGAAGTGTTGCCGAAAATTGGTAAAACAGCCCCTCAGCCTGAACAAGTTAGAGCGTTGTTGATTGAAATGCTGCGTTGCTTGGCGGGCTTTAGGTTCATTCAAACCGACAGGGCTGCTTTGGCTACAGCGAAAATGCCATTGCTTGAAGTGTTTATCAGTGAGTTTTTAAGCGCGATGGAGCATTTGGTCAAGCGTGGTGTTCGCAGTGACTATGTTCAACAGCAAGATAACTTGCAAGCCCTAAGAGGCAAGCTACTCATTTCTCAGCATCTGCAGGCTAACCTTGTCCGCAAAGATCGTTTTTACACTGAGCATGAAGAGTTCACCCCAGATCGACCTGTCAATCGGCTGCTCCACTTGGCATTGTTGCGTGTAATGAGTTGGTCGCTAAATTCAAATAATCAAAAACGTGCCCGCGAGCTTAGCTTCATCTTTTCTAATGTTCCACTGCCTAGCTCGCAGCAGGCGGATCTACAGCGTATGCGTGTGGATAGGGGGATGGAGCACTATCGTCAGGCAGTGGCTTGGATGCGCTTAATTCTCGGCGATATGTCGCCATTAACGGGTGCAGGTAAGCATTCTGCATTTTCTTTGCTTTTTCCTATGGAGGCAGTTTTTGAAGCTTATGTAGGCAAACATCTTTCTAGACAGCTTCGTGAGCCGTATTGTTTGCGCACACAGGCGCGTTCTTTTTCTTTAGTAAAACACCGTGGAAAAAACTGGTTTAGATTGAAGCCCGACTTTCTAGTGGATAAAAATACCAGGACAGAGTTTGTGCTAGACACTAAATGGAAGCTTTTAGACTCAGCGCTTGATAATGGCTCTAATAAGTATGGTCTGAACCAAGGTGATTTTTATCAGTTGTTTGCTTATGGGGAAAACTATCTAAAGGGACAGGGCGATGTGGTGCTTATCTACCCCAAGACTGATACCTTCCAAAATGCTTTACCTGTATTCGAGTTTTCAAGCTCGCTTGATTTAAGGTTGTGGGTACTGCCGTTTTGCTTAATGACAAGGCGGCTTGTTTTGCCAGAGCATGGGCCACTAAGTGACTATTGCGTCAATAGCTCTTTTTCTGCACCGCTAAGTAACGCTCACAAGAGGTAA
- a CDS encoding YqiA/YcfP family alpha/beta fold hydrolase, with product MSILYLHGFASAVKKSSKKYDALSKIGEVAPFAPDYSQGFDQVMKDTLAFAAAAGDIKGVVGTSMGGYTASHIAAKLNVPFVAINPSITPSQTLRKYVGNHQNYDGSSYELKLEHIGSYPDFNIAAKSLIIVSTLDEVIPAEDTQAFAKEKQLPIISCDYGNHRFEDISTLIEQVAEHFQAAQ from the coding sequence ATGAGTATTCTATATCTGCACGGCTTTGCTTCTGCAGTAAAAAAAAGTAGTAAGAAATATGATGCGCTCAGCAAGATAGGCGAGGTTGCGCCTTTTGCTCCAGACTACAGCCAAGGTTTTGATCAAGTGATGAAAGACACTTTAGCTTTCGCTGCAGCTGCAGGTGACATAAAAGGCGTCGTCGGTACGTCGATGGGTGGTTACACAGCTTCGCATATCGCCGCAAAACTAAACGTACCTTTTGTTGCCATCAACCCGTCGATAACGCCAAGTCAGACCTTAAGGAAATACGTAGGCAACCATCAAAATTATGATGGCAGCAGCTATGAGCTAAAACTTGAGCACATCGGCTCTTATCCGGATTTTAATATCGCGGCCAAAAGCCTAATTATTGTTAGCACACTGGATGAGGTGATACCTGCCGAAGACACCCAAGCTTTTGCCAAAGAAAAGCAACTGCCTATTATTAGCTGTGATTATGGCAACCACCGTTTTGAAGATATTTCGACACTGATTGAGCAGGTTGCTGAGCATTTTCAGGCCGCGCAGTAA